From the genome of Triticum aestivum cultivar Chinese Spring chromosome 3B, IWGSC CS RefSeq v2.1, whole genome shotgun sequence, one region includes:
- the LOC123072700 gene encoding homeotic protein female sterile → MAGYYNGGGRTMSYSNTDECFDGGRTMYSNTTEECYDAGKHGHGHGHGHGHGHGHGGANMYANTTDVECFDSGRHGHGGGGRTMYSNTVDEECFDSGRHGHGHGHGHGHGYGHNDGRAMSYSTTTEECFGGGEQGQGYYKKEVQQHKNRERVGEVGALAAGAFALYEGYEVKKDPAHARKHQIEAGVAGAAALGAGGYAYHEHREQKQAAYGGQQEYRMPVHNSYCN, encoded by the exons ATGGCGGGCTACTACAACGGCGGCGGCAGGACCATGTCCTACTCCAACACCGACGAGTGCTTCGACGGCGGCAGGACCATGTACTCCAACACCACCGAGGAGTGCTACGACGCCGGCAagcacggccacggccacggccacggccacggccacggccatgGACACGGCGGGGCAAACATGTACGCCAACACCACTGACGTGGAGTGCTTCGACTCCGGCAGGCACGGCCACGGCGGTGGCGGCAGGACCATGTACTCCAACACCGTCGACGAGGAGTGCTTCGACTCCGGCAGGCACGGGCATGGGCATGggcacggccacggccacggctaCGGGCACAACGACGGCAGGGCTATGTCCTACTCCACCACCACCGAGGAGTGTTTCGGAGGAGGCGAGCAGGGGCAGGGGTACTACAAGAAGGAAGTGCAGCAGCACAAGAACAGGGAGCGCGTCGGCGAGGTCGGCGCCCTCGCCGCCGGTGCCTTCGCGCTG TACGAGGGGTACGAGGTGAAGAAGGACCCGGCGCACGCGAGGAAGCACCAGATCGAGGCCGGcgtggccggggcggcggccctcgGCGCCGGCGGCTACGCGTACCACGAGCACCGCGAGCAGAAGCAGGCCGCGTACGGCGGGCAGCAGGAGTACAGGATGCCCGTCCACAACAGCTACTGCAACTGA